One window from the genome of Epinephelus moara isolate mb chromosome 5, YSFRI_EMoa_1.0, whole genome shotgun sequence encodes:
- the spag5 gene encoding sperm-associated antigen 5, whose product MSSRKSSSSGEGLLSSRCGERTPLRSLQNEMLHLPTPSSRLKSKSLLNADVVKTPKGESNLCDPEPHMHSPATKVIQISASTVDVAATETACGLGDVTFKSFICPGGEVEVTGSSQCAEEESIILPKDQAMKTMCETQETVISDSMIVQSCSSHIEHPYYNPEMKDASVVDINAACLRENSNTTLAAGGLDDRCATEDFRAFQSDYCGKKDITWKSFVCDGGEVEVSDVTRLQDETIPLPKAQQGEPLQEDSMNTPNLSVCGQLCEAEHADHPYCSGENGDHVITTPSDTAGSPEKPADGLSDVTFKSFNCTGGVIEISHGTRLADETVPLPADQTGTCSESYNYGLDPSVLAGDQDVQNGNDHLDHPYCVIENYPSTPSGNHPISQESLPVRLDVEDEVKQISLVETNSQTGSQEGVMISSFISARSEVVMSDDTQKTVPLPDDQAVICQPLDNNSVPTSATQDHIQGHYEQPNSQMDTDEIVVDTDAPAISTSSQTHTSLKELDHESVNCQMQEASKKDSVHPDDSALPSVLHRTESPDCSPTAASAETPTPVETLVEHVSQVQTSSEPRESNEAKDSELGSSGNGPILGNSAENPQWENLPDALKMLSDRRSVASAFGILSPVVRRASLAVLKAFKRPALDQFLADESSLEVEKSVVAPSNVDPAVLWTEHLESPMPHPRFNSTALDCKLQPDPVPEPVEDGGVKPCAVPQSEVEKPALDIPLIPDGPLQQQLRQMAEFLFLASGKMGPAAVSAPVLPPAAVTVPSAKATPVESHSICVGTTPVKWSDRSVNTSGQFERKRDFSVVDSCTLTDPLLWNVPPGSLEGLPRQELEQRLRSSMIMVEALVQQLAASRASGCPSAGPAPSDLREKLVQTDHTELSQTSMHRDLYLEALSRIGELELDGSSLQNLSQCMQDMRVTMTSLSCDTDAALSNMKQIGDVVREDHQSLVSHYGQMKSLLEKTKKTQTTMTQKVQDALHQRDDMRTQMEEAFTAKEAAFSAMEQLRTHCATEISALERIVGSQQELSAALDQTYPEQVALNQAHAEMLKSVTDVLSMTLEEQSTLMKELCAVRGLLQKTAPILLKLNEKAAAALTERDEYLSARDQAVEEREQIEEELDQANMNLRTAREQIGDLNLQVTILTSEMGVLRQKLTEREEERGQLERKVTELSATVSSTLASYTFLEQALGAETTKLQQSWKDIQLTNDRANELETSLGQSEQRVCELTQALAQSEEQLSQLQVLSQSQTMQIQQLQDLCTQLSGVRDMNEFLQMENELAREQVAESERMLRANLQGLRERNIECEDLKGELSQLELENRSLQEELETTKSRAGATQLELGEKLAQAVTEITLLHHTLRGMTNEVHEALNDQKPESLLDKESQVLNLERRHPSSSFVDSVMVALTAEKEEDGAETPLEPVPSDSPEPQCAPLFSETSAFTRITAVTPKKNLNAVEFEPEEDDQSSLAELLAGLGSTVTELLSNLKLLRQRKDAQLEELRNTISGLQVEQQAANNRHEAEVFELKHQLSRVNSLFEKGNQALQQKALDEKTVAKLVAEIQETQEILNKHRTESNELRKEVVELRRSLQQSKAESHFLRGELRKAGSQSAYPAHFMEEKIQLLREVERLKLSLQEAEQARAKLLDRAKRSQLIYQTNQQKIENEIQTLSRVINKVRETLHALPVVVKNCEQLQQLVEYIG is encoded by the exons ATGTCCTCCAGGAAGTCAAGTTCCAGTGGGGAAGGCTTG CTCTCAAGCAGATGTGGAGAGCGCACCCCACTGAGAAGTCTGCAGAATGAAATGCTGCATCTGCCAACGCCATCATCGAGACTCAAATCAAAGTCATTGCTCAATGCTGATGTTGTGAAAACGCCCAAG GGCGAATCTAATCTTTGTGATCCAGAGCCCCACATGCACTCTCCAGCCACCAAAGTGATTCAAATCAGTGCTTCCACTGTTGATGTGGCAGCTACTGAGACAGCTTGTGGACTTGGAGATGTAACATTTAAATCCTTCATCTGTCCTGGTGGGGAGGTTGAAGTTACAGGCTCTTCACAGTGTGCAGAGGAAGAGAGTATCATTTTGCCCAAGGATCAGGCAATGAAAACCATGTGtgaaacacaggaaacagtcaTCTCTGACAGTATGATAGTTCAGTCATGCAGTAGTCACATAGAACACCCCTACTATAATCCTGAGATGAAAGATGCTTCCGTGGTTGACATTAACGCAGCATGTCTCCGTGAAAATTCAAACACTACACTGGCCGCTGGTGGCTTGGATGACAGATGTGCCACAGAAGATTTCAGAGCTTTTCAGAGTGACTACTGTGGAAAGAAAGACATCACTTGGAAATCCTTTGTTTGTGATGGGGGTGAGGTGGAAGTTTCTGATGTCACCAGACTTCAAGATGAGACCATTCCTCTGCCTAAGGCACAGCAAGGTGAACCTTTACAAGAGGACAGCATGAATACACCaaatctctctgtctgtggccAACTGTGTGAAGCAGAACATGCAGATCATCCCTACTGTAGCGGTGAAAATGGTGATCATGTCATCACCACTCCCTCTGACACCGCAGGTAGTCCTGAAAAGCCTGCTGATGGACTGAGTGATGTCACTTTCAAATCATTTAACTGCACTGGAGGTGTGATTGAAATTTCACATGGCACCAGACTTGCAGATGAGACTGTTCCTCTACCAGCTGACCAAACTGGGACCTGCAGTGAGTCGTACAACTATGGTCTAGATCCAAGCGTGTTAGCTGGTGACCAAGATGTACAAAACGGTAATGATCATTTGGATCACCCATACTGTGTTATTGAAAATTACCCATCAACCCCAAGTGGCAATCATCCCATTTCCCAGGAGTCATTACCAGTCAGACTTGATGTTGAGGATGAGGTTAAACAGATAAGCTTGGTGGAAACTAATAGCCAGACTGGCAGTCAAGAGGGCGTTATGATCAGCTCTTTCATCAGTGCCAGAAGTGAAGTAGTAATGTCAGATGACACTCAGAAGACTGTCCCTCTCCCTGACGACCAGGCAGTGATCTGCCAGCCGTTGGACAACAATAGTGTACCTACCTCTGCTACACAGGATCACATTCAAGGTCACTATGAACAACCTAACAGCCAAATGGATACTGATGAAATTGTGGTTGATACTGATGCACCAGCTATCAGTACATCCTCACAGACTCACACGTCTTTGAAGGAATTGGATCATGAATCTGTTAACTGTCAAATGCAAGAGGCATCAAAAAAGGACTCAGTGCATCCTGACGACAGTGCCTTGCCTTCAGTGCTTCACAGAACTGAGTCTCCAGACTGTAGCCCCACTGCAGCTTCAGCAGAGACTCCTACACCTGTGGAGACACTTGTGGAACACGTATCTCAAGTGCAAACCAGCAGTGAACCCCGAGAATCCAATGAGGCAAAAGACAGCGAACTCGGTTCATCTGGAAATGGACCAATTCTCGGTAACTCTGCAGAAAACCCCCAGTGGGAAAACCTCCCTGATGCTTTGAAAATGCTGTCAGACCGTCGCTCAGTAGCATCAGCGTTTGGGATCCTCAGTCCTGTTGTTAGGAGAGCCTCTCTCGCTGTATTAAAGGCTTTCAAGCGTCCTGCCCTTGACCAGTTTTTAGCTGATGAGTCTTCTCTTGAGGTTGAAAAGAGCGTTGTGGCTCCGTCCAATGTCGACCCAGCTGTGTTGTGGACAGAGCACTTGGAGAGCCCCATGCCACATCCTCGGTTTAACTCTACAGCATTAGATTGCAAGCTCCAGCCAGACCCAGTCCCTGAGCCAGTTGAGGATGGGGGTGTAAAGCCTTGTGCAGTGCCTCAGTCTGAAGTGGAGAAGCCGGCTCTGGATATACCTTTGATTCCAGATGGTCCCCTTCAGCAGCAGCTTCGGCAGATGGCGGAGTTTCTTTTCTTGGCATCAGGAAAGATGGGAcctgctgctgtctctgctcccgttctgcctcctgctgctgtcacGGTCCCGTCGGCAAAAGCTACTCCTGTAGAATCCCACAGCATCTGTGTGGGCACCACTCCTGTTAAATGGTCAGACCGCAGCGTCAATACATCTGGCCAgtttgagagaaagagggatTTCTCTGTGGTGGATTCCTGCACTCTGACCGACCCTCTCCTGTGGAA TGTACCTCCAGGCAGCCTAGAGGGTCTTCCCAGACAAGAGCTGGAGCAGAGGTTAAGGTCGAGCATGATCATGGTGGAGGCTCTGGTGCAGCAGTTGGCTGCATCCAGGGCTAGTGGATGTCCTTCTGCAGGCCCTGCACCGTCAGACCTCAGGGAGAAACTAGTGCAGACAGACCACACTGAGCTCAGTCAG ACCTCAATGCACAGAGACTTATATTTGGAGGCTCTGAGCAGGATTGGTGAGTTGGAGTTGGATGGAAGTTCTCTGCAGAACCTCAGCCAGTGTATGCAGGACATGAGGGTCACCATG ACTTCTTTGAGCTGTGACACAGATGCTGCTCTCTCTAATATGAAGCAAATAGGAGACGTTGTCAGAGAAGACCACCAAAGCCTTGTTTCACAT TACGGTCAGATGAAGTCTCTGttagagaaaacaaagaagacgCAGACAACAATGACGCAGAAGGTCCAAGATGCTCTTCACCAAAGAGATGACATGAGGACACAGATGGAGGAGGCCTTCACAGCCAAGGAGGCA GCATTCAGTGCGATGGAACAGCTGAGGACACACTGTGCCACAGAAATCTCAGCGCTGGAGAGGATTGTTGGGTCTCAGCAAGAACTGTCAGCTGCCCTAGACCAGACGTACCCTGAACAG GTTGCATTAAACCAGGCCCACGCTGAAATGCTTAAGTCTGTTACTGATGTTTTGTCCATGACACTGGAGGAACAATCCACTTTGATGAAAGAA CTCTGTGCAGTCAGAGGTCTTCTGCAGAAAACTGCTCCCATTCTTCTGAAGCTGAATGAGAAGGCAGCTGCTGCTTTGACCGAGAGGGACGAGTATCTCTCTGCAAGAGACCAAGCTGTTgaagagagagagcag ATTGAAGAAGAATTGGACCAAGCTAATATGAATCTCCGGACTGCCAGAGAACAGATTGGTGATTTAAATCTGCAGGTGACAATTCTGACCTCAG AGATGGGTGTGCTCCGTCAGAAGCtaacagaaagagaggaagagaggggtcAGCTGGAGAGGAAGGTGACGGAGCTGTCTGCTACTGTTTCCTCCACTTTGGCCTCCTACACCTTCCTGGAGCAGGCCCTTGGTGCCGAAACTACAAA GTTGCAGCAGTCGTGGAAGGACATCCAGCTCACCAATGACAGAGCCAATGA ATTGGAGACGTCACTGGGTCAGTCGGagcagcgtgtgtgtgagttGACTCAGGCTCTGGCTCAAAGTGAGGAGCAGCTCAGTCAGCTGCAGGTCCTCTCACAGTCCCAGACCATGCAGATCCAGCAGCTCCAGGATCTTTGCACACAACTCAGTGGCGTGCGGGATATGAACGAG ttctTACAGATGGAGAATGAGTTGGCGAGGGAGCAGGTGGCTGAAAGTGAGCGTATGCTGAGGGCCAACCTGCAGGGGCTGCGGGAGAGGAACATCGAGTGTGAGGACCTGAAAGGAGAACTTAGTCAACTTGA GCTTGAGAACAGGAGtctgcaggaggagctggaaaccACAAAATCCAGAGCCGGTGCAACCCAGCTGGAGCTCGGAGAGAAACTGGCACAGGCAGTCACTGAAATCACTTTGCTACATCACACACTGCGAGGAATGACCAATGAAGTACATGAAGCTCTTAATGACCAG AAACCAGAATCACTATTGGATAAAGAGTCTCAAGTCCTCAACTTGGAGCGTCGTCACCCTTCGAGCTCCTTTGTCGACAGCGTCATGGTTGCATTAACTGCTGAGAAGGAGGAAGACGGAGCAGAGACACCTCTTGAACCAG TCCCCTCAGACTCGCCTGAGCCACAATGTGCACCTTTGTTCAGCGAGACGAGCGCCTTCACCCGCATCACAGCCGTCACCCCTAAAAAGAATCTGAACGCAGTAGAGTTTGAGCCCGAGGAGGACGATCAGAGCAGCCTGGCAGAGCTGCTGGCTGGCCTGGGCAGCACCGTCACAGAGCTCCTCAGCAACCTGAAGCTGCTGCGACAGCGTAAAGATGCTCAGCTGGAGGAGCTGCGCAACACCAT CTCTGGCCTGCAGGTGGAGCAGCAGGCTGCAAACAACAGACACGAGGCGGAGGTGTTTGAGCTGAAGCATCAACTGAGCCGTGTGAACAGCCTGTTTGAGAAGGGAAATCAGGCATTGCAGCAGAAAGCTCTG GATGAGAAAACTGTGGCAAAGTTGGTGGCGGAAATACAAGAGACCCAGGAAATCCTCAATAAACACAGGACTGAGAGTAAC GAATTGCGGAAGGAGGTGGTTGAGCTCCGTCGTTCGCTCCAGCAGTCAAAGGCGGAGTCTCACTTCCTGCGGGGGGAGCTCAGAAAAGCTGGTAGCCAATCAGCTTACCCGGCACATTTCATGGAAGAGAAGATCCAGTTGTTGAGAGAG GTGGAGAGACTGAAGTTGAGTCTTCAGGAGGCGGAGCAGGCCAGAGCTAAACTCCTCGATAGAGCAAAAAGATCT CAACTTATCTACCAGACCAATCAGCAGAAAATTGAGAATGAGATTCAGACGTTAAGCAGAGTGATCAATAAAGTCCGAGAG ACTCTGCACGCTTTGCCGGTGGTCGTGAAGAATTGCGAACAACTCCAGCAGCTTGTTGAATATATCGGCTGA
- the foxe1 gene encoding forkhead box protein E1, which produces MPVVKVEKDSPADTTLPASNPPPQTEEQPRGRRRKRPLQRGKPPYSYIALISMAIANSPDRKLTLGGIYKFITERFPFYRDNSKKWQNSIRHNLTLNDCFIKIPREPGRPGKGNYWALDPNAEDMFESGSFLRRRKRFKRCDLSTYAAYVHETPVFSPVQIARSAAYSNSVYNNMTVSPAYGQQLPSAYYPSSSPPGFGPGQTRMFSINNLIGHPTPASMLGGQGSEVMQQPGRTFSPEGLTNGSSPCSLGAPAFQSQPCGGAVSSRSSTHPGFTYSGPNSHPHHLTHQSSYGQGHSQGYTATGRLHPSAHGSMEPMDHYGRVSPVQLGSFSQYNSAAGPITNTGGYLRHPTYPGNMDRFVSAI; this is translated from the coding sequence ATGCCGGTGGTCAAAGTGGAGAAAGACTCTCCAGCAGACACCACCTTGCCTGCTTCCAACCCTCCACCGCAGACGGAGGAGCAGCCCAGAGGTcggaggaggaagagacctctccAGAGAGGGAAACCCCCGTACAGCTACATCGCACTCATTTCCATGGCCATAGCCAACTCTCCAGACCGCAAGCTGACTCTGGGGGGCATCTACAAGTTCATCACAGAGCGCTTCCCCTTCTACAGAGACAATTCAAAGAAATGGCAGAACTCCATCCGCCATAACTTGACTCTCAATGATTGCTTTATCAAGATCCCCCGAGAGCCGGGGCGGCCAGGGAAGGGCAACTACTGGGCTTTAGACCCAAACGCAGAGGACATGTTCGAGAGTGGCAGCTTCCTGAGGCGCAGGAAGAGGTTTAAGCGCTGTGACTTGAGCACTTACGCTGCATATGTCCATGAGACACCAGTTTTCTCTCCTGTCCAGATTGCAAGATCGGCTGCATATTCCAACTCAGTCTACAACAACATGACGGTCAGTCCGGCCTACGGGCAGCAGCTGCCCTCTGCCTATTAcccctcctcatctcctcctgGGTTCGGTCCTGGTCAGACCCGCATGTTCAGCATCAATAACCTTATAGGACACCCGACTCCAGCGAGCATGCTGGGAGGTCAAGGGTCAGAGGTGATGCAGCAGCCCGGCCGGACCTTCAGTCCTGAGGGGCTCACAAATGGATCCAGTCCCTGCAGCCTGGGAGCCCCAGCTTTCCAGAGCCAACCGTGCGGAGGGGCCGTATCATCACGCTCCTCTACACACCCTGGGTTCACCTACTCTGGGCCAAACAGCCACCCACACCACCTTACACACCAGAGCTCGTACGGACAGGGCCACAGCCAGGGGTACACAGCGACAGGACGCCTCCATCCCTCAGCCCACGGGTCTATGGAGCCCATGGACCACTACGGCAGGGTCTCGCCAGTGCAGCTGGGCTCTTTCTCCCAGTATAACAGTGCTGCAGGTCCTATCACCAACACTGGGGGCTACCTGAGACACCCCACATACCCAGGAAATATGGACAGGTTTGTGTCTGCTATCTGA